The following is a genomic window from Clostridium sp..
AGTTGACAACAGCAGCTGCTGGAGAATGGACAAGGATATTCCACTAGTTGTACCGGAGGTAAACCCCGAGGATATAAAATGGAACAAGGGAATAATTGCAAATCCAAATTGCTCGACTATACAAGCCATGCTTCCACTTAAAGCGTTGTACGACAAATATGGTATAAAGAGAATAATATATTCAACATATCAGGCAGTATCGGGTGCAGGACTGGGAGGATACAATGACCTGCTCAATGGATACAAAAATGAACCTCCGAAGAAATTCCCATACCCCATAGCAGGAAATATACTTCCACATATAGACGTATTTTTGGACAACGGATATACGAAAGAGGAAGAAAAGATGATAAATGAAACCAGGAAAATCCTCCATGATGATAACTTGAAAATAACTGCTACAACTGCACGAGTGCCAGTATTTTACGGCCACAGTGAAAGTATAAATGTAGAATTGAAAAGTCAGTTTGAAGTGGATGATATATTTGAGTTGTTCAGAAATATAGAGGGACTGATTTTAAAAGACGATGTTAAAAATCTTGTCTATCCAATGCCTATAGATGCAGAAGGCCATGATGAAGTATTTGTTGGAAGGATAAGAAGGGATTTCAGTATAGAAAATGGCTTGAATATATGGGTTGTAGCAGATAATATAAGAAAAGGTGCTGCTTCAAATGCAGTGGAGATAGCTGAATGCATCATAAATGGGAAGTAATAATATACTAGAATATATAATATGAATTTAGAATGGAGTGTTTTTATGAGTTTATTTAAGGGTTCAGGAGTTGCTATTGTTACACCGTTTAAGAATAACTCTGTAGATTATGAAAAGCTGGAAGAACTTATTGAATGGCATATAAAATCTGGTACAAAGGCTATAATTGTATGTGGTACTTCCGGTGAGTCATCTACCATGACGGTAAAAGAAGACCAGGACACAATAAAGTTTACTATAGACAAGGTAAACAAGAGAATACCTGTAATAGCAGGTACGGGAAGTAATTGTACGGCAGATGCCGTATATATGAGCCAGTGGGCTGAAAGTGTAGGAGCTGACGGACTGCTTGTAATTACTCCATATTACAATAAAACTACACAGAAGGGGCTTATAGAGCATTTCAAGGCGGTAAATGACAGTGTAAAAACTCCTATAATACTTTACAATGTTCCCAGCAGGACGGGATTGAATATACTTCCCAAAACACTGCAGAAACTGTGTGAATTTGAAAATATAGCTGCAATAAAGGAAGCAAGCGGTGATATATCCCAAATTGCATATATGAAGGCATTGTGTAGGGACAAGATAGATATATATTCGGGAAATGATGACCAGACAATTCCAATACTGTCTTTAGGCGGTATAGGGGTAATATCTGTACTGGCAAATATAGTTCCTTCCGATATGGAAAAAATGTGTGAACTATTTTTTAATGGTGATTTGGAAGGTGCACTTAAAATACAGCTGGACATGTATCCTCTTATAAAAGCCATGTTTATAGAGACAAACCCAATTCCTATAAAAACTGCCCTGAATCTTGTAGGGAAAGATGTAGGCCACTTAAGGCTTCCTCTCTGCAATATGACGGATGAAAATCTTGAAATATTGAAACGTGAACTGAAGAATTACAAGCTTCTAAAGTAAATTAGTAACTACTAATTATGTGAGGTGTATTTGAATGGTTAAGATAATGTTAAATGGATGCAGCGGTAAAATGGGAATAGTAGTATCGAAATTGGCAGACAGTGTTGAAAATGTATCCATTGCTGCAGGTGTAGACAAAAATTCCAGCAAAGAAAATTATCCTGTTTTCCAAAGTATAAACGACTGCAATATTTCTGCAGATGTAATTCTGGATTTTTCGAGACCGGATTCTCTGGATTCACTTATTGAATATGGAAAAAACAATAATATTGGCCTTGTACTGTGTACTACCGGATATACTGATGAGCAGATAAAAAAAATTGAAGAGGCATCACAAATAATACCTGTATTCAAGTCTGCAAATATGTCAATAGGAATAAATGTTATAAACAATGTGCTCAGGAATATAAGTTCGCTGTTATATAAAAACTTTGATATAGAAATAATTGAGGCCCATCATAACCAGAAAGTGGATTCACCAAGCGGGACTGCACTTTTACTTGCAGATAGCATAAAGAAATCCATTGATGAAAATATTGAATTTGTAAATGGACGACAGGGTATTAAAAAAAGAGTGCACAATGAAATAGGAATTCATTCAGTAAGGGGAGGCGATATAGTAGGGGAGCACGAGATCATTTTTGCAGGCAAGGGAGAGACCGTAGAGATAAAACATACTGCAATTTCAAGAGATGTATTTGCAGTGGGTGCATTGAAGGCTTGTGAGTTTATGTACAAGAGAAAAGCAGGCATGTATTCAATGGACGATATTATTTCAATCAACAAATAGAATGAAGGGGGATTTTCAGTTGAAAATCCTCATTATGTTTTATTCATTCCAGCCATTTTTCCAATCTGTCTGCTGCCAGTTTGAGTTTATCCATGGAGGATGCATAGGATATCCTTATATAACCTTCCCCACCAGGTCCAAAGGCAGATCCAGGTACAATTGCCACTTTGGCTTCCCGCAATAGCCTTTCACAAAAGTCCTCACTGCTCATACCGAAATTTTTAATAGAGGGAAACATATAGAAGGCTCCCATTGGAAGCTTTACATCAAAGCTCATTTCTCTTAATCTGGTGTACAGATAGTCTCTTCTTTTTATAAATTCACTTTTCATGTTTTCCACATCCTTCATGCAGTTCCTGAGTCCGTAGACTGCTCCCCATTGTACAATAGATGGTGCACAGGACACATTGTATTGATGGACCTTCATTATTGCATTCATGAATTTATCCACGGCGCATATATATCCAAGTCTTAGTCCTGTCATGGAAAACATCTTTGAAAATCCTCCTACAAGCATGATCTTGTCTTTTATATCATTGAATTGGGCTATAGAGTAATAATTTTGATAAAAAGAAAGTGATGCATACATTTCATCGCTTACAACAAAAATATTATGTTCCTTGATGATTTTATGTAATCTCGTATTGTCATTTTCGGACAAAACTGCACCAGTCGGATTGCATGGATAGGATATGACAAGTATCTTGGGTATCTCCGATTCAAGTATATTTTCCAGATTGTCGAAGTCAATGGAGAAATCATCTTTCAATTTATAATGTATAACCTCTCCGCCTATTATTTTCACACAGCTTTCATAGGCAGGATAAGCAGGTGTGGGTACCAGAACCCTGTCTCCTGTATTTATAAGTGCTGTGAATACATCCATGAGTCCTTCGCTTCCACCTATGGTAAGACAGATCTCATCACTTTCATAGTTTATGTTTAAAGATTGCAAGTAAAAGGATATTTCCCTTCTAAGCTCTATTATACCGGAATTAGACGTATAACCGGTTTTATTGTTGCCTATGGCAGCTATAATAGCTGATTTTATTCCAGAAGGAACATTGAAATCAGGCTGTCCAAGAGTAAGAGATACTGCATCCGGATATTTTTCAACCTTGTTATAGAATTTCCTTATACCAGATATTTCAACTTTTTGAACATTTTTAGATATTAAACTATTCAAGATATACCTCCATTATAAATAGTATCCAGTTATCTACCTATTTTGGATACTTCTTTTTTAAATACAAGACTGTCTATAGCTCTGGCAAACTGATCAGGACAGGAGGTACTTTTTCCATTACAGGAAATGCCCTTCAGCTTTTTTACCGCATCTTCCACATTCATTCCTTCGAGAAGTTTTGAAATTCCTTGGAGGTTGCCGTTACATCCCCCTACAAAACTTACATTGGTAATTTTATTGTCAACTACATCAAAGTTTATCTGTTTTGAACAGACGCCTGTTGGCTTATAACTATACATATTATTATCACCACATTTCACATTTTATTGATTTACAGGTCTATTATATATAATATTAAATAATTGCACAACTACAGGCAAAATAATTTTACTGTAATTATTACACTTTTTAAGGGAACTTCATATTATATTTGTAGGGGGTGATGATATTGAATCATATTTATATATGCAGTACTTCCTCTGACTTTATATCCAGGGTTAGTTTAAATGACTTTAAAGTTGAAAATAAAATCCATCTCAAATCAAATGATTTAAACAATAGAGTAGGTCCCCATGGCATATGCATCAAGGATGATAAAATTATAACAGCCAATAATTATAACAATAGTATATCAATAATAGATCTAAAAAATAATGTCCAGGAAGAAAGTTATTATATAGGTTCCCATTGCAATGATATAGTAACTTTAGGGAAAAAGGCATATATAATATGCGGTGATTCAAATAGTCTTGTAGTTTTTGATCTTGCTATAAAGAAGATTATTGAGCAGATACCCTGCGGGAATCTCCCCCACAGCATATGTCTGAATGTCAACAAAAAGTTGCTTCTAGTATCCAATATGGAAAATGATACGATAACGCTTATAGATTGTATGGATAGAAACAACATTAAAAATATAAAAGTTGGTTCCTACCCTACAAAAGCCATATTTACAATAGATGGTGAACATATAATAGTGTGTGAAAGTAATTTGGGGTCTGAATTCAGAGGCAGTATATCAGTATTGTCACTCAGAAACTACAAAATTATAAACAGAATAGTAGTTGGAAATTCACCGTTGGATATATATTGCAGCAGCAGGTATTGTTTTATATCAAATTTTGGCGATGGAACGGTTAGTGTAGTAGATATAAACAACTACAAAGAAGAAAAAAGAATTATAGTAGGTGGAATGCCGGCAGGATTATTAAAATATAATGACAATTTGTATATTGGGGACAATTACAACAACCTTTTGATAAAACTGGATATTAAAGACAACAGCAGACAATTCATACCTATAGGAGCAGAGCCTACAGGTATGGTATTGAATTGACTTTTTTATTTTTCAAGGAGAAGCTGAATAATTCTATAGTATAGGTCAGAATAATTGCTTTTCCACTTGTGACATAATTTATCTGCTTCTTTACTTGAATTTACGCATAATTTTATATTCATAAGAACAGTTCCATCTTTAACTGCACTTAGATCCACCATGAAATTGTTCTTGTTTTCCACGACATAATCGGCGCTTACTGAAATATTTTTTTTTATATTTTCAATATGTTTTTCCAGATATTCATTTATTGTCTGTATTTTGTCCGCTGAAATCATATTTTCAAATAGATCCAATACTTTTATACCTTTTTTGGTGATTTCCATTTTGTGGTCAGTATCTGGATCCACATATTCTATAAATTTTGAAGTCAGGAGTTCTCCTATATACTGCTGCAGTACAAAATAATTTATAAGATTGTTTTCAAGTATAATCTGTGTAATCTTGTTGTTGGATACAGGAATACTTATTTTTTTGAATATATATAGTAAAAGAAGTTTATTTTCTGCTAATTCTAGAGTATTTTCAGACATTAACATCCACCTCATTGAATTAAAATATTATAATGATCTCTTAAATAATTATAACATAAAACATATGAAAATAAATAAAATGGAAATTTCATTTATACCGGACTGACTGCTCTATAATTTTTTATTTAGTGTAATATTTGCTGAATTGAAATACTATATAAAACTATAGAAACAATTTGGGAGGTATATATGTGAAATCAAGAACATTGATAAAATTGTCCATGACCTTTATGTGTATATTCATAGGCACACTGTTTTTCATCATTACAAATTATAGGTATACTGGAGCTTTTACAACTGCAGACAGGGAATTGCCCATATACCACGTGAATACAGATGAAAAAAAAATAGCCCTGACCTTTGATGTAAGTCTTGGAAATGAAGAACATACCGGGGAAATATTAAATATACTTGATAAATATAAAATAAAGGCTACTTTTTTTATAGTAGGAGACTGGGCTGACAAATATCCTGATATATTGAAAGAAACTTCGGAAAAAGGTCATGAAATAGGCAATCATTCAAACAGGCATCCCGACATGACCATGCTGTCAGAGGACAAAATTCTGGAGGATATAAACATAAATGAAGCTAAAATAAGGAGGATAACGGGGAAAGGTACAAAACTTTTTAGATGCCCTTCAGGTTCCTATAATAATTCTGTAATAAATACAGTTAAAAATGCAGGATATTACTGCATACAGTGGGATGCTGACAGTACTGACTGGATGGAAAAAGGTGCAGATGCGGAATACAGGCGTATAATTAAAAACACAAAACCAGGTTCAATACTATTGTTTCACAATAGTGCCAGATATACTCCTGAGAATTTACCGAAAATAATAGAAAAACTTCAAAGTGATGGTTATAAATTTGTTACAGTGGGAAGCTTGATCTATAAGAGCAATTACAGTATAGATAATCATGGCAACCAAATTGCACAATAACCGTGTATTAAATAATTACAATTTATACTTATTTTAGTATATTTTATATTTAAAATGAATAATTATATGTAGATAAACTAATTTGAAAACCAATGGAAAGAGGGGTTTAGATGGAGAATCTTATGTTAAACAACAAGATTTATCTAGAGGGGGAAGTGATCTCTGAACTTAATTTTAGTCATGAAATGTACGGTGAAGGCTTTTATACTTTTTATATTAAAGTTCCCAGGCTGAGTGATACGAACGATGTATTATTTATAACAATTTCAGAAAGGTTAATAAATGATATAGACGTTAAAATAGGAACAAATATAACAGTTGAGGGACAATTGAGATCATATAATAAATTTGTAGATGGAGCAAACAGACTTATTTTAACTGTATTTGCAAGAAATATAGGCGTATGTACGGAAAAGAGTAAAAATCCAAACCAGATTTTTCTTGACGGATTCATATGCAAGGAACCGGTTTATAGAACAACTCCATTTGGTAGGGAGATTTCAGATATGCTACTTGCAGTAAATAGAGCCTATAATAAATCAGACTACATACCAACTATAGCATGGGGAAGAAATTCCAGGTTTTGCAAAACCTTAAAAGTTGGTGACAATATAAGAGTATGGGGAAGACTCCAGAGTAGAGAATATCAGAAAAAGATATCTGAAACTGAAACTGTAAAAAAGGTTGCTTATGAAGTCTCCATATCAAAGATGGAGAAGATAAACAAATCAACAGAGGACAATAATGACATAGATGAGATTGATGAAGAAGAAATTAATGTTGACAATATAGATAAGAGCAAGGACAGCAATTTGAAAAATAAACGGATTTCATAATTTATTATACATTAGGATCTTGAGGGCCTTTATGGGCCCTTCTTCTATAGGTTGGAATAAGTTGAAACAATCAATTATAATAGTTATATATGAGTTAAACAGAAGGAGATAAATCAATGAGAAGAAAATACATAAATTATCCCCCGGATATTCCTGTCTCAATAACGTTGGCTGATATAACAAACTATCCTATACACTGGCATGATTCCATAGAGATACTTTATGTACTGGAAGGTAATCTTACCATTACAATAGAAGCTGACAAATATGAGCTTATAGAAAATGACATAGAAATAGTAAATATAGATGAAGCTCATTCAATTATAGGTAATAGTTCTGAAAATAGAGTTTTAATATTTCATATGGATCCCATGTTTTTTAAGAAATATTACAGAGATATAAAAAATATGTTCTTTTTTACAAATACCACGGATGACATGGCTCAAGCAAATGATACATATAATAATTTAAGAATATTCCTGGCAAGGATAACCTGTGAGGCAGCTCAAAAGCAGAAGGGTTATGATGAAGAGATAAAGTCTATTCTTATAGATTTTCTTTATTATCTTATAAATAATTTTCACTATTTAATATATGAAAATGAAGAACTCAAGGGGAATGAAGAAAAACTGGAAAGATATCATAGAATTTCAAAATACATTTTTAACAACTATAACGACAACATAACCCTTCAGGATATAGCAAGACGGGAATTTTTGAGCACGGATTATTTATCACATGGAATAAAGGACGTTACAGGCTACAGCTTTACTGATCTTTTAAATTCAAACAGAGTTGAAGAGGCCCTGAAACTTCTCTTGGATACAGATAAACCAATATCCGAAATTTCAGAGGAAGTTGGCTTCTCACATGTCAGATATTTTAACAAACATTTCAAGCGTAGTTATAAGTATACTCCATTTCAATACAGGAAAAAATTTAAAATAGATGATGAGAAATTTGAAATGGAAAAAGTTGTAGAGTATCATGAGTTAAGCGAATGCATTTCATGGATAACTTATTATTTGAAGGATTATGATAGGTTCAACTATAAAGAGAATATAACTGAAATAAATATAAATATGAAACAGAATCTAGGGGATTTTACTAAAAGCTTTAAAAATATATTGAACATTGGAGATGCTTTTGATGTACTGCTTGAGGATAATAAAAAAATACTTGAAACTTTTCAGGAGGAGATTGGGTTCAAATATGGAAGGGTGTTAAATGTATTCAGTACAGACATGTGCGTATTTCCAAACTCAAGATTCTATAACTGGAACAGAAGCAGGGATGTATTCGAATTTTTAAATACTATTGATCTTATTCCACTTATAGTACTGGATAGCACGGGATTTTCAGCATCGGAATTTTTATTTGCAATTAAATCTTTTCTGAATTATTTTTCTGAATTGGATAGTTTGGATTTGAGTTCATTCAGGTTTCAATTCAGTTCGAAAATGGGTGACCATTTAAAAGATGAGATAATTGAGAATGCAATGGCTGAGTATAGTTTGCAGACAGAGTCTGATTTATTTTTTTATGAGGAGAAGCTGGATTATATATATGATACAGGCTATATGATACCTTATATTATAGATAGTTGTGCAAATAAAAGCTGCTCTCCAGGTTTTTTGAGGGCATTTGATGTAATCGACAGACAGGTTGATTTGACAAATGAGGTTTTTTTTGGATATCCTGGGCTCATAAATGATAAGGGAATAAAAAAACCTTCCTATTATGCTTATTATTTAATGAACAAGCTTGGAAATATTCTGGTTTCTACAGGTGAAGGATATATTGCCACCAAGTCGGAAAGTGATTATCAGATTTTAATTTACAACTATGATAATATGCACAATTTTTCAATAAATATAGTAAATATACCTTTTCCAATAAGAACTACCATGTACAAAATAAGTGAGGGCTGCGGATCTTCGTATAATTACTGGATTGACATGGGAAGACCCAAAAGACTGAATAAGGAAGAAAATCAGATTCTTCACAAAGCTGCTTTCCCGAATATACAATTTAAAAATTTTAGAAAAAGTACCATATATAATATACAGACTGTTCTAAAAGGACACGGTGCTGTACTTATATTGATAAAAGAAGCTTATTAAGCTATTTTCATATTGTACTTGTTTGTTAAATAAAGCAATATTGTACATTTTTATCAGCATTTAAGTGAATGTAAATTTTACTCAATAAATATTATAATTCAATTAGATTGGTGGCTATTTATTTTATAGGAAATTTGGAGTGAAATTTATGGAAATTGGCGATAATAATTTTGCAAAAGAAAAAATAACACGATTGATTTTTAAATTTGCAGTACCCTCTATTCTGGCCTTACTTGTTTCAGAACTCTATAATGTGGTTGATACCATATATGTAGGACACTATATTGGTATAGATGCGCTTGCAGCTGTTACCATTGCATTCCCAATTCAAAAATTACTTATAGCTACTGGCTTGTTGATAGCTGTAGGAAGTTCTACCTACTGTGCCAGAAGTCTAGGCAGGAAGGATAATGAAGGATTCGGGAAAATGGTACTTACATCCATTGGGATTACAGTGATAGTATTATTGTTCATATCTTTGATAATTTTTATATTCAGAGGTCCAATATTTTTTGCCCTTGGTGCGGGTAAATTGACGTATGGATTAGTTGATAAATATGTATCCATAATATTATTGGGAGGAATTTTTCAATCCCTGTCAGTAGTTGTCTGCTATATAATGATAGCATTGAAAAAAACAAGTGCATTATTGTATACTAATTTGGTGGGCGTTACTCTAAACATAGTGGTAAACTATATATTGATAGTTGTATTTGGTTTTGGCATAGAAGGGGCGGCATTGGCTACAGTAATATCCCAGATAAGTGCATTTGTTTTTGCATTTTTTAAATTCAAGGAGGTTGCAGCAGTATTCAATATTTCAATTTCTATTAAGTCAATTTATAAGTCTATTAGAATGGATAACGTAATTGATATAATAACAGTTGGATTTTCAACATTTGTTATAGAATTTGAAGACGCACTTGTTTCCATTGTGCTAAATAGCATACTTTATTCCCAGGGAGGTAATTCTGCAATAGTCATGATGGGAATAATAACAAAGGTTTCAATGTTTCTTTATGTTGTAATAATTGGTATAAGTTATGGTATACAGCCGATAATAGCCTACAATTGTGGTGCTCAGGATCACTCTAAAATAAGAAGTGTCCTGATTACCTCGATCAAGACTATATTGTTGACATCTTTTGTCTGCCTGCTGGTATTTATTGTATTAGCAAATTCTATAATCGGATTCTTTCTGAATGATTCAAACCTAATCAATGAGACAGTGAGAACATTTAGGCTGTGCACTTTTCTAGTCCCGTTTACGGGAATATATTATATAGTTATAAATTATTATCAGGCTATAGGGGAAGCCAAAAAGAGTTTCTTGTTTTCAATATACAAGGAAATATTGATATTTATTCCGTTGTCCCTGATGCTAATCCAGCTGTTTGGCTTGAATGGGCTCTGGTATGCGTATCCAGCAGCGGACGCAGTGGCTGCAATTACAGCTGTGTATTTTTTAAATCAGGTATTGAATGAAAATGAATCCCACAATTTAAAGTCCAGCTTTGCTGCCAAATAAATCCTCAAAATTACTTTTTCCTTTTTTTCTTTCTTACCGAGAAACCGAAAGTACCAAGTGGTTTTGAATTCAGGGCATAATATTCTCCATGGCTATAACATATAAGATTTGCCTTATTAAAACATATTCTATTATTTGAATCCAGCAAATTTTCATCAACTTTGACATTTAATATTTTAAAAAGAAAAAGATCATGTGTTCCAAGGGAAGTAATTGATTTCAATCTGCACTCCAGAGCAACTGGAGAAATTTCCAGAGAAGGTGTTGAAACACAAATACCTTTATCAAGATTTAAGTTGAAGTGTTTTATTTTATCTTCCCTTGAACCGGAAATTACACCGCAATAGTCTACAATTTTGACCATATCTTTTGTAGGAAGATTTACAACACATTCGCCGGTCTCTTTTATGTATTTATAGGAAAGTCTTTCAGGTCTTATGCCTATGGCAATAATGGGATCTTTTGTACAGACGGTGCTGACCCAGGCAGCCGTGAATATATTTAATTTATCAGATGAACTTTTGGAAGTAACGAGAACTACCGGAGCTGGATTCAACATTACACTGCCTTTAAAGTTTATTTTGCTCATTTATGACCTCCAGATTATAATTTGATTTTATAAAGCAATTATAATTAATATATGAACATAAGTAAAATTTAAATTTTTTTATGTTTTGCTTTTTATGTCCACTTTGTAGTAATATTAAAATGTAGCTGTAAAATACTAGAAATACGGCTAAATAAATATCTACCAAAGAGGTAAAATAGATGAAACAAGACTACAAGAAACAAGTAATTTTTTTGCCGCTGATTTGTATTTTACTGATAATAGCTAATTGTATATTCAACAATATTATCCTGAGTATGATAAGTTCAATAATATTACTTTCCTGTTCTGTTGTATATATTAAAATATACTCAGATGATAAAATAAAAGGTAACACAATTCCAAATGAAAGGCTAATAGTTATTAGTACAATAGGGCTGATCCTGAGTCTTGGCTGGTTGATTTTGAATATATTTATGTTTATTATATTTCAATTTGTTTCATGATTCAGTATTTTTATAATAACCATTTTTTATATTGTTTAATACACTGAAAATTGAGGGGAATGTATAACAAAAATAATGTGCATAAATGTCCCTGTGAGACACAGACAGTATAAACTTTATAAAAATGGGGGAAAATAATTATGTTTAATATAAATGATATTATTGCAGTTGGAGGAATTCTGGTAGGAGTAATTGGAGGTGTATTTGGAATTGTGTCGCTTTTGAAAAGAGACAGCAAGTTTCAAAAAAAAGTATCATCGTCAAAACCTACAGCTGCATTGATTGACTGGATTGAGCAAAAATCGGTGTCAGGAGTAAAGGCAGCTGAACAGCTGTCACATTCAGGAAGACTAAAGACAAATCAGGAAAAATTTACGGCGGCACAGAATACAGTGTATGCAGCACTTGAGGAAATAG
Proteins encoded in this region:
- a CDS encoding aspartate-semialdehyde dehydrogenase, with amino-acid sequence MKSNVAVVGCTGMVGRTFIKVLEERNFPIENLYLYASSRSEGKVIKFKDKNFTVEELKEDNIKNKKIDIALFSAGASVSKEYAPIFARYGATVVDNSSCWRMDKDIPLVVPEVNPEDIKWNKGIIANPNCSTIQAMLPLKALYDKYGIKRIIYSTYQAVSGAGLGGYNDLLNGYKNEPPKKFPYPIAGNILPHIDVFLDNGYTKEEEKMINETRKILHDDNLKITATTARVPVFYGHSESINVELKSQFEVDDIFELFRNIEGLILKDDVKNLVYPMPIDAEGHDEVFVGRIRRDFSIENGLNIWVVADNIRKGAASNAVEIAECIINGK
- the dapA gene encoding 4-hydroxy-tetrahydrodipicolinate synthase, with the translated sequence MSLFKGSGVAIVTPFKNNSVDYEKLEELIEWHIKSGTKAIIVCGTSGESSTMTVKEDQDTIKFTIDKVNKRIPVIAGTGSNCTADAVYMSQWAESVGADGLLVITPYYNKTTQKGLIEHFKAVNDSVKTPIILYNVPSRTGLNILPKTLQKLCEFENIAAIKEASGDISQIAYMKALCRDKIDIYSGNDDQTIPILSLGGIGVISVLANIVPSDMEKMCELFFNGDLEGALKIQLDMYPLIKAMFIETNPIPIKTALNLVGKDVGHLRLPLCNMTDENLEILKRELKNYKLLK
- the dapB gene encoding 4-hydroxy-tetrahydrodipicolinate reductase — its product is MVKIMLNGCSGKMGIVVSKLADSVENVSIAAGVDKNSSKENYPVFQSINDCNISADVILDFSRPDSLDSLIEYGKNNNIGLVLCTTGYTDEQIKKIEEASQIIPVFKSANMSIGINVINNVLRNISSLLYKNFDIEIIEAHHNQKVDSPSGTALLLADSIKKSIDENIEFVNGRQGIKKRVHNEIGIHSVRGGDIVGEHEIIFAGKGETVEIKHTAISRDVFAVGALKACEFMYKRKAGMYSMDDIISINK
- a CDS encoding pyridoxal phosphate-dependent aminotransferase is translated as MNSLISKNVQKVEISGIRKFYNKVEKYPDAVSLTLGQPDFNVPSGIKSAIIAAIGNNKTGYTSNSGIIELRREISFYLQSLNINYESDEICLTIGGSEGLMDVFTALINTGDRVLVPTPAYPAYESCVKIIGGEVIHYKLKDDFSIDFDNLENILESEIPKILVISYPCNPTGAVLSENDNTRLHKIIKEHNIFVVSDEMYASLSFYQNYYSIAQFNDIKDKIMLVGGFSKMFSMTGLRLGYICAVDKFMNAIMKVHQYNVSCAPSIVQWGAVYGLRNCMKDVENMKSEFIKRRDYLYTRLREMSFDVKLPMGAFYMFPSIKNFGMSSEDFCERLLREAKVAIVPGSAFGPGGEGYIRISYASSMDKLKLAADRLEKWLE
- a CDS encoding TIGR03905 family TSCPD domain-containing protein, yielding MYSYKPTGVCSKQINFDVVDNKITNVSFVGGCNGNLQGISKLLEGMNVEDAVKKLKGISCNGKSTSCPDQFARAIDSLVFKKEVSKIGR
- a CDS encoding YncE family protein, giving the protein MNHIYICSTSSDFISRVSLNDFKVENKIHLKSNDLNNRVGPHGICIKDDKIITANNYNNSISIIDLKNNVQEESYYIGSHCNDIVTLGKKAYIICGDSNSLVVFDLAIKKIIEQIPCGNLPHSICLNVNKKLLLVSNMENDTITLIDCMDRNNIKNIKVGSYPTKAIFTIDGEHIIVCESNLGSEFRGSISVLSLRNYKIINRIVVGNSPLDIYCSSRYCFISNFGDGTVSVVDINNYKEEKRIIVGGMPAGLLKYNDNLYIGDNYNNLLIKLDIKDNSRQFIPIGAEPTGMVLN
- a CDS encoding DUF4364 family protein, which translates into the protein MSENTLELAENKLLLLYIFKKISIPVSNNKITQIILENNLINYFVLQQYIGELLTSKFIEYVDPDTDHKMEITKKGIKVLDLFENMISADKIQTINEYLEKHIENIKKNISVSADYVVENKNNFMVDLSAVKDGTVLMNIKLCVNSSKEADKLCHKWKSNYSDLYYRIIQLLLEK
- the pdaB gene encoding polysaccharide deacetylase family sporulation protein PdaB, which gives rise to MTFMCIFIGTLFFIITNYRYTGAFTTADRELPIYHVNTDEKKIALTFDVSLGNEEHTGEILNILDKYKIKATFFIVGDWADKYPDILKETSEKGHEIGNHSNRHPDMTMLSEDKILEDININEAKIRRITGKGTKLFRCPSGSYNNSVINTVKNAGYYCIQWDADSTDWMEKGADAEYRRIIKNTKPGSILLFHNSARYTPENLPKIIEKLQSDGYKFVTVGSLIYKSNYSIDNHGNQIAQ
- a CDS encoding single-stranded DNA-binding protein yields the protein MENLMLNNKIYLEGEVISELNFSHEMYGEGFYTFYIKVPRLSDTNDVLFITISERLINDIDVKIGTNITVEGQLRSYNKFVDGANRLILTVFARNIGVCTEKSKNPNQIFLDGFICKEPVYRTTPFGREISDMLLAVNRAYNKSDYIPTIAWGRNSRFCKTLKVGDNIRVWGRLQSREYQKKISETETVKKVAYEVSISKMEKINKSTEDNNDIDEIDEEEINVDNIDKSKDSNLKNKRIS